The stretch of DNA CGATGGACTCAGGCTGCACAGAATAGCGGCACAGACAGTGAGCTCTGAACATGATTGCCACATCAGTGTCTCGGCTTTCGTCTTGGAATTCCTTCCTCTGCTTGAGCTTGTGGGGGTGTCTTGAAGGCTGAGAGATGGGGGGCAGGAAGGCAGCTGTGTTTCTCGGCACTTGTATGAAAGTGTGCCGCTCAGGTTGCAGCCAGCTTTCTGTaagggctgcctgcaggctgctcccGCTGTGAGACTCCCAGTAGGCACAGTAGTAGGTACCTGCATCTCCATCCTGTATGCTGTCAACTGAGAGAGTGCAGATGTTATTCTCTCTTTTATAAGACGAATATTTGTTCCTATAGGATTCGGAATCATAGGAAACTTGTGATGCTGCTGTCACATAGAGAAGCCGTTCAGGAGCTTTGTCA from Meleagris gallopavo isolate NT-WF06-2002-E0010 breed Aviagen turkey brand Nicholas breeding stock chromosome 6 unlocalized genomic scaffold, Turkey_5.1 Chr6_random_7180001829964, whole genome shotgun sequence encodes:
- the LOC104915459 gene encoding uncharacterized protein LOC104915459; amino-acid sequence: MLLLLPLLALAEAWLHPFPSPWRLHLQQQQEAVLPTPAGSRLAVLAAFSLLLIHGHAQVLLQQSPPSVTKMGSKSVTIECKAEGIANFQAAYIHWYRQLPDKAPERLLYVTAASQVSYDSESYRNKYSSYKRENNICTLSVDSIQDGDAGTYYCAYWESHSGSSLQAALTESWLQPERHTFIQVPRNTAAFLPPISQPSRHPHKLKQRKEFQDESRDTDVAIMFRAH